In the genome of Vicia villosa cultivar HV-30 ecotype Madison, WI linkage group LG7, Vvil1.0, whole genome shotgun sequence, one region contains:
- the LOC131620088 gene encoding uncharacterized protein LOC131620088 produces MDFITHLLNSLGHTVIWVVCDRFTKFSHFIALPTKFSAKDLALRFSVEICRLHGVPKSIVSDRDPLFLSTFWREIFKAQGTTLKYSSAYHPETDGHRSYEQLRAFHSEDTPPSSSVIPPEFEESSEVHYDEERPNLASSLSDLQNQQRLTSSVDPLNDNDTTLSQQSSIPNSLSLDRSVALNEEGYSTKGEAKRTKEFEGGENQSTKQKKCL; encoded by the exons ATGGATTTTATTACTCACCTTCTAAACTCTCTTGGTCACACGGTGATTTGGGTAGTGTGTGACAGGTTCACAAAGTTCTCTCACTTCATTGCTCTTCCTACGAAGTTTTCGGCTAAGGATCTTGCCCTTCGATTCTCTGTGGAAATATGCCGCTTGCATGGAGTCCCCAAGTCCATTGTCTCTGACCGTGACCCCCTTTTCCTCAGCACCTTCTGGCGAGAAATTTTCAAGGCTCAAGGAACTACCTTGAAATACAGCTCTGCATATCACCCTGAAACCGACGGACACAGAAGTTATGAACAG TTACGAGCTTTCCACAGTGAAGACACACCACCATCGTCCTCGGTTATTCCACCAGAGTTTGAAGAGTCATCAGAGGTACATTACGACGAGGAACGTCCTAACCTTGCTTCATCGTTATCAGACCTGCAAAATCAACAACGTTTAACATCATCAGTGGATCCACTCAATGATAACGACACAACACTTAGCCAACAAAGTTCCATACCTAACTCTCTCTCATTGGATAGGTCAGTTGCTTTGAATGAGGAAGGTTACTCCACCAAAGGGGAAGCGAAGAGGACAAAAGAGTTTGAAGGGGGAGAGAACCAAAGTACAAAGCAGAAAAAATGTTTGTAG